The Bradyrhizobium sp. WBAH42 genome includes a window with the following:
- a CDS encoding DUF308 domain-containing protein, whose product MNLALLIVGICAVLAGLLAIIFGMTIREFSLGGTLIISGTIGVCSGMLLVGLRLVLLELKGLARRLAGAVAPSEVRVRPVLPGLAAPGAVAPEPVPAAAVRAEPAPPPPPASPPPWQSEAAARERPRAEAPQQEPEAPTPPAAPEAPRRRNLLFASTSRKERERAEAKSGEAAPPPVEPSEAPNLPPASFDVAWPKPDRTRPPEPPAAPRRPSPPPRSPSTFAETAPAPAPEPPPPVESAPPVTVLKSGIVDGMAYSLYSDGSIEAQMPEGMMRFASIDELRAHLDQRG is encoded by the coding sequence ATGAATTTGGCATTGCTGATCGTGGGGATTTGCGCCGTCCTGGCGGGTCTCCTCGCGATCATTTTCGGCATGACGATCAGGGAATTCAGTCTCGGTGGGACTCTCATAATCTCCGGCACCATTGGCGTCTGCTCCGGAATGTTACTGGTCGGCCTGCGTCTGGTGCTGCTCGAGCTCAAGGGCCTCGCGCGCCGGCTGGCCGGTGCGGTCGCGCCATCCGAGGTTCGGGTCAGGCCCGTGCTGCCGGGTCTCGCCGCGCCTGGCGCAGTCGCGCCCGAGCCGGTGCCCGCTGCGGCGGTGAGAGCCGAGCCGGCGCCGCCGCCACCGCCCGCAAGTCCGCCGCCGTGGCAGAGCGAAGCTGCTGCGCGCGAGCGTCCGCGGGCCGAGGCACCGCAGCAGGAACCGGAAGCACCGACGCCACCTGCCGCTCCGGAAGCGCCGCGCCGGCGCAACCTGCTGTTCGCCTCGACCTCGCGCAAGGAACGCGAGCGCGCCGAGGCGAAATCCGGTGAGGCTGCGCCGCCGCCTGTGGAGCCCAGTGAGGCCCCGAACCTTCCGCCAGCGAGCTTTGACGTGGCCTGGCCGAAGCCGGACCGTACGCGCCCGCCAGAACCGCCGGCCGCCCCGCGCCGTCCGTCGCCGCCGCCGCGCTCGCCGTCGACCTTCGCGGAGACCGCTCCGGCGCCGGCGCCCGAGCCGCCGCCGCCCGTGGAGTCCGCACCACCCGTGACGGTGCTCAAGTCCGGCATCGTCGATGGCATGGCCTATTCGCTCTATTCCGATGGTTCCATCGAGGCGCAGATGCCGGAGGGCATGATGCGCTTTGCCTCGATCGACGAGCTCCGCGCCCATCTCGACCAGCGCGGTTGA
- a CDS encoding MucR family transcriptional regulator: MSDAGAKNFIELTASIVSAYLSNNPTPAAEIPNLINQVHGALVRVSSGRTETAPLEPAKPAVSLKKSIAPDYLVCLEDGKRFKSLKRHLRTQYNMTPEQYREKWGLPADYPMVAPNYAVARSQLAKQMGLGQQQRKRK; this comes from the coding sequence ATGTCGGATGCGGGGGCGAAGAATTTCATCGAGCTGACCGCGAGCATCGTGTCGGCCTATCTCAGCAACAATCCGACGCCGGCGGCCGAGATTCCGAACCTGATCAATCAGGTGCACGGCGCCTTGGTGCGGGTCTCGTCAGGCCGCACCGAAACCGCGCCGCTGGAGCCGGCCAAGCCGGCCGTGTCGCTGAAGAAGTCGATCGCGCCCGATTATCTCGTGTGCCTCGAAGACGGCAAGCGCTTCAAGTCGCTGAAGCGCCATCTGCGCACGCAGTACAACATGACGCCGGAGCAATACCGCGAGAAGTGGGGCTTGCCGGCCGACTATCCCATGGTGGCCCCGAACTATGCGGTGGCGCGCTCGCAGCTCGCCAAGCAGATGGGCCTCGGGCAGCAGCAGCGGAAGCGGAAGTAG
- a CDS encoding SufE family protein produces MTTIDDIRDNFELLDEWDDRYRYVIELGRTLEPMPEAEHSAENKVQGCVSQVWLQKLVDRGNGEPVLRYRGDSDAHIVRGLVAIVLALYSGRTPREILDTDAIAVFNEFGFRDHLTPQRSNGLRSMVERIKTDAREALAEVS; encoded by the coding sequence ATGACGACGATCGACGACATCAGGGACAATTTCGAGCTTCTGGACGAGTGGGACGACCGCTACCGGTACGTCATCGAGCTCGGCCGCACTCTGGAACCGATGCCGGAGGCGGAACACTCGGCCGAGAACAAGGTGCAGGGCTGCGTCAGCCAGGTCTGGCTGCAGAAGTTGGTCGACCGCGGCAATGGCGAGCCGGTCCTGAGATATCGCGGCGACAGCGACGCCCACATCGTGCGCGGGCTGGTCGCGATCGTGCTCGCGCTGTATTCGGGCCGCACGCCGCGGGAGATCCTCGATACCGACGCGATCGCCGTGTTCAACGAGTTCGGCTTTCGCGACCATCTGACGCCGCAGCGCTCCAACGGCCTGCGCTCGATGGTCGAGCGCATCAAGACCGACGCGAGAGAAGCGCTCGCGGAAGTTTCGTGA
- a CDS encoding DUF5330 domain-containing protein → MRFLLRITFWLGLVLVLLPRDKTPESDKLPQIGAADAVQAATAAVSDMTQFCKRQPAACEVGGQAATIIGQRAQDGAKKLYQIINDKKEQITNDKNDGSKNENKKAPDHTGSIALAGEGDLAANEAPRDTLTQDDLALEWRGPGPAN, encoded by the coding sequence ATGCGCTTTCTGCTCCGCATCACATTCTGGCTCGGGCTGGTGCTGGTGCTCCTGCCGCGGGACAAGACGCCCGAATCGGACAAGCTGCCGCAGATCGGCGCCGCCGATGCGGTGCAGGCCGCGACCGCGGCCGTTTCCGACATGACCCAGTTCTGCAAGCGCCAGCCGGCGGCCTGCGAGGTCGGCGGCCAGGCCGCGACCATCATCGGCCAGCGCGCCCAGGACGGCGCGAAGAAGCTCTATCAGATCATCAACGACAAGAAAGAGCAGATCACCAACGACAAGAACGACGGCAGCAAGAACGAGAACAAGAAGGCGCCCGACCATACCGGCTCGATCGCGCTGGCCGGCGAAGGCGATCTTGCCGCGAACGAGGCGCCGCGCGATACCCTGACGCAGGATGATCTTGCGCTGGAATGGCGCGGACCAGGGCCGGCGAATTAG
- a CDS encoding PAS domain-containing sensor histidine kinase — MTVLSIIRDCLDALLHPSARYDALTRARHRAFMAPRLLGSLAAFAAFPVYLAMRGAPSAIEVAAFAWLIAPIMLSWFLSRTGRYEGAHVLSSLALAGLIMAVAVTTGGIESFAAVWLVVVPLEAALSASRRVAAFASLLALSCAGMLILVTQLGWLPVAEPSAAERGVLMAFGVASATLYAAGLAFGAESLARTSVALLSREEERYRLLARNMSDVISRHQRNGAVQFISPAAETMLGMQVAQLLGHGLFDRVHVADRPAYLTALSDAARGEVRSVEFRLRREPVSERGQVDFIWVEMRCRPLDQDRARDVTCEAEVVAVMRDVTDRKLFEQALDQARSAAEAADAAKTRFLATMSHELRTPLNAIIGFSEMIAQEQSLMLGAAQRKEYAQLINDSGQHLLSVVNGILDMSKMESGTFEIASEPFAPRASLLHCCNLLALKARENGIDLITDAPQDLPVMTGDPRAFKQIVLNLVANAIKFTERGGQVCVSAAVSGSQLTLRISDTGVGIAPDDLKRIGAPFFQTGTTYQRRHEGTGLGLSIVKSLVALHLGELTVQSRLGEGTAVTVKLPLVYTPPQVKPAERKIATLTPALRQDIQDQAHDQSQEQSQDQPALVKKSA; from the coding sequence GTGACAGTTTTGAGTATCATCCGCGATTGTCTCGATGCACTGCTGCATCCCTCCGCGCGCTACGATGCGCTGACGCGCGCGCGCCATCGCGCCTTCATGGCACCGCGGCTGCTCGGCAGCCTCGCCGCCTTTGCCGCATTCCCGGTCTATCTCGCCATGCGCGGCGCGCCGAGCGCGATCGAGGTCGCGGCCTTCGCCTGGCTGATCGCGCCGATCATGTTGTCCTGGTTCCTGTCACGCACCGGCCGCTACGAGGGTGCGCATGTGCTGTCGTCGCTGGCGCTCGCCGGCCTGATCATGGCCGTCGCGGTCACGACGGGCGGCATCGAATCCTTCGCCGCGGTCTGGCTGGTCGTAGTTCCGCTCGAAGCTGCGCTGTCGGCTTCGCGCCGCGTCGCGGCTTTCGCCTCGCTGCTCGCGCTGTCCTGCGCCGGAATGCTGATCCTGGTCACCCAGCTCGGCTGGCTGCCCGTGGCGGAGCCGAGCGCGGCCGAGCGCGGCGTGCTGATGGCGTTCGGCGTTGCCTCGGCTACTCTCTATGCCGCGGGCCTCGCCTTCGGCGCGGAATCGCTTGCGCGCACCAGCGTCGCGCTGCTGTCGCGCGAGGAGGAGCGCTATCGCCTGCTCGCGCGCAACATGAGCGACGTCATCTCACGGCATCAGCGCAACGGCGCGGTGCAGTTCATCTCGCCGGCCGCCGAGACCATGCTCGGCATGCAGGTGGCGCAACTGCTCGGCCACGGCCTGTTCGACCGCGTCCATGTCGCCGATCGGCCGGCTTATCTCACCGCGTTGTCGGATGCGGCGCGCGGCGAGGTGCGCAGCGTCGAGTTCCGGTTGCGGCGCGAGCCCGTCTCCGAGCGCGGTCAGGTCGATTTCATCTGGGTCGAGATGCGCTGCCGTCCGCTCGACCAGGACAGGGCGCGTGACGTCACGTGCGAAGCCGAAGTCGTCGCCGTGATGCGCGACGTCACCGACCGCAAGCTTTTCGAGCAGGCACTGGACCAGGCGCGCAGCGCCGCCGAGGCGGCCGATGCCGCCAAGACGCGCTTCCTCGCCACCATGAGCCACGAGCTGCGCACGCCGCTCAACGCCATCATCGGCTTCTCCGAGATGATCGCGCAGGAGCAGAGCCTGATGCTGGGTGCGGCCCAGCGCAAGGAATACGCCCAGCTGATCAACGATTCCGGCCAGCACCTGCTGTCGGTCGTCAACGGCATCCTGGACATGTCGAAGATGGAATCGGGCACTTTCGAGATCGCGTCCGAGCCGTTCGCGCCGCGCGCCTCGCTGCTCCATTGCTGCAATCTGCTGGCGCTGAAGGCGCGGGAGAACGGCATCGACCTGATCACCGACGCGCCGCAGGACCTGCCCGTCATGACCGGCGACCCCAGGGCTTTCAAGCAGATCGTGCTCAACCTCGTCGCCAACGCCATCAAGTTCACCGAGCGCGGCGGTCAGGTCTGCGTCTCTGCCGCGGTGTCCGGCTCGCAGCTGACGCTGCGCATCAGCGACACCGGCGTCGGCATCGCGCCCGACGATCTCAAGCGCATCGGCGCGCCGTTCTTCCAGACCGGCACGACCTATCAGCGCCGTCACGAGGGCACCGGCCTTGGACTTTCGATCGTGAAGAGCCTCGTGGCGTTGCATCTCGGCGAATTGACGGTACAAAGCAGGTTGGGCGAGGGCACGGCGGTCACCGTCAAGCTGCCGCTCGTCTACACGCCGCCGCAAGTCAAGCCGGCCGAGCGCAAGATCGCGACGCTGACGCCGGCGCTGCGCCAGGATATTCAAGACCAAGCTCACGACCAGTCCCAGGAACAATCTCAGGACCAACCCGCTCTGGTGAAGAAAAGTGCCTAA
- a CDS encoding peptidoglycan-binding domain-containing protein — protein MPKKSAKDEAAPRRRGAKAAVIDVETERNLVMRVLLHSPKDTLAGLVAVAAIAAIVANALFLQTGRHPAPMFGTVINLPAPSSVPLSNPLPRPRPVGADTSPLEPRATEFRVEPKPAEPKPAERAAEKATERPVEATASTRSNDPMTNLVKATTSTPPAAVRPPAPIPAQSPAARRIAGVQRALSEYGYGNLKITGSMSSETQSAIQKFEREHKMQVTGQVSDRLLRELAAAIGHPVE, from the coding sequence GTGCCTAAGAAGTCTGCCAAGGACGAAGCCGCTCCGCGCCGCCGTGGCGCCAAGGCCGCGGTCATCGATGTCGAGACCGAGCGCAACCTCGTGATGCGCGTGCTGCTGCACAGCCCCAAGGATACGCTGGCCGGTCTCGTCGCCGTCGCCGCGATCGCCGCGATCGTCGCCAATGCGCTGTTCCTCCAGACCGGCCGGCACCCCGCGCCGATGTTCGGCACGGTGATCAATCTTCCCGCGCCGTCCTCCGTGCCGCTGTCGAACCCGTTGCCGCGTCCGCGCCCCGTCGGCGCCGATACCTCGCCGCTCGAGCCGCGCGCGACCGAGTTCCGCGTCGAGCCCAAGCCTGCTGAGCCCAAGCCTGCTGAGCGTGCCGCCGAGAAGGCGACCGAAAGGCCGGTCGAGGCGACCGCCTCGACGCGCTCCAACGATCCGATGACCAATCTGGTCAAGGCGACGACCTCGACGCCGCCCGCGGCCGTGCGTCCGCCGGCGCCGATCCCGGCGCAAAGCCCGGCCGCGCGGCGCATTGCCGGCGTGCAGCGCGCGCTGTCCGAATATGGCTACGGCAATTTGAAGATCACGGGCAGCATGAGCAGCGAGACCCAGTCCGCGATCCAGAAATTCGAGCGCGAGCACAAGATGCAGGTCACCGGTCAGGTCTCCGACCGCCTGCTGCGCGAGCTCGCCGCTGCGATCGGCCACCCCGTCGAATAA
- a CDS encoding BrnT family toxin yields the protein MKIVWDEPKRRANLDKHGMDFADLNETFFDNALVLATHGSRWRAIGINIRGVISVIFATRGAEGVSIVSMRPASRKERRLYEENRR from the coding sequence GTGAAGATCGTTTGGGACGAGCCAAAGCGCCGAGCCAATCTCGACAAGCACGGGATGGATTTCGCAGATCTCAACGAGACCTTCTTCGACAATGCTTTGGTTTTGGCCACCCATGGCAGTCGCTGGCGCGCGATCGGCATCAACATTCGTGGCGTGATCTCGGTGATCTTCGCGACCCGTGGAGCTGAGGGCGTCAGCATCGTCAGCATGCGTCCTGCCAGCAGGAAGGAAAGGAGGCTCTATGAAGAAAACCGTCGCTAA
- a CDS encoding BrnA antitoxin family protein, translating into MKKTVAKKGYTARDMRAVSDNPEWTKGDFARAKTFDEVFPGMRKGRGPNRAPTKQQVTLRLSPAVLDHFKAEGPGWQSRIDEELVKVVKRKRTSAAG; encoded by the coding sequence ATGAAGAAAACCGTCGCTAAGAAGGGCTACACCGCACGGGACATGCGTGCTGTGAGCGACAATCCGGAATGGACCAAGGGCGACTTTGCCAGGGCCAAGACTTTCGATGAGGTTTTCCCGGGCATGCGGAAGGGACGCGGTCCCAATAGAGCCCCGACGAAACAACAGGTGACCTTGCGCCTGAGTCCGGCCGTGCTCGATCACTTCAAGGCGGAAGGTCCGGGTTGGCAGAGCAGGATCGACGAAGAGCTGGTCAAGGTGGTGAAGCGCAAGCGCACCTCTGCCGCAGGTTAG
- a CDS encoding DUF1491 family protein, whose product MRLKSNIWVAAYLRRCQTEGVFGAVRRRGAEEAGAVFVKVSLLDGNAMLYAPAPQTVYDDGRPIDRFFVPVAPQPLPEHTIEERLTKEIRFDPDAWIVETEDRAGRHFLELAKA is encoded by the coding sequence ATGCGTTTGAAATCCAACATTTGGGTCGCGGCCTATTTGCGCCGCTGCCAGACCGAGGGCGTGTTCGGCGCCGTGCGGCGACGTGGTGCCGAGGAGGCGGGCGCGGTGTTCGTCAAGGTGTCGCTGCTCGACGGCAATGCGATGCTGTATGCGCCGGCGCCGCAGACCGTCTATGACGACGGCCGGCCCATCGATCGCTTCTTCGTGCCGGTCGCGCCGCAGCCGCTGCCGGAGCACACGATCGAGGAGCGGCTGACCAAGGAAATCCGGTTCGATCCGGACGCCTGGATCGTCGAGACCGAGGATCGCGCCGGGCGGCATTTTCTGGAATTGGCGAAGGCTTAG
- a CDS encoding DUF2336 domain-containing protein gives MTKSLFPGFDGLMTLSRREGVDVRPTLLRVLTDLYVQTSTHSDDEQRQFVELATRLIDQVDDATRAAVKARLAVYPQTPVPILQKLGLVATHEGRRVPLAREIPAPPRTPASARVLTEAEQRMAANMAMQPKEAAEIHDMFFRAGASERALILHNLAQTPLKAAPRIPTVRAKRAIQILEMAAIAGDVENFTFELGDSLILPSRVAAQIVDDAGGEALAIAARALDMPSPVFQRILLFFKPEIGTSVNTVYRLSRLYDRLAERSALVMLAAWRGSTLAVTRAKYQSALHDGERQRARAGASQTRPGVQPGSSPAVRIGTGGSSDH, from the coding sequence ATGACCAAGTCGCTGTTTCCCGGATTCGACGGGCTGATGACCCTGTCCCGTCGCGAAGGTGTCGATGTCCGTCCGACGCTGCTGCGCGTGCTGACCGACCTTTACGTCCAGACGAGCACCCACAGCGACGACGAGCAGCGGCAGTTCGTCGAGCTCGCCACGCGGCTGATCGACCAGGTCGACGATGCGACGCGCGCGGCCGTCAAGGCGCGGCTCGCGGTCTATCCGCAGACGCCCGTCCCGATCCTGCAGAAGCTCGGCCTGGTCGCGACCCACGAAGGCCGCAGGGTTCCATTGGCCCGGGAGATCCCCGCTCCGCCGCGCACGCCCGCATCGGCACGCGTGCTGACCGAGGCCGAGCAGCGCATGGCCGCCAACATGGCGATGCAGCCGAAAGAGGCGGCCGAGATCCACGACATGTTCTTTCGCGCCGGCGCCTCCGAGCGCGCGCTGATCCTGCACAATCTGGCGCAGACCCCGCTGAAGGCCGCCCCCCGGATTCCGACCGTGCGCGCCAAGCGCGCGATCCAGATCCTGGAGATGGCGGCGATCGCGGGCGATGTCGAAAACTTCACCTTCGAGCTCGGCGACAGCCTGATCCTGCCCTCGCGCGTCGCAGCCCAGATCGTCGACGATGCCGGCGGCGAGGCGCTTGCGATCGCCGCGCGCGCGCTCGACATGCCGAGCCCCGTGTTCCAGCGCATCCTGTTGTTCTTCAAGCCGGAGATCGGAACGTCCGTGAACACGGTGTACCGGTTGTCGCGGCTCTACGACCGCCTCGCCGAGCGATCGGCGCTGGTGATGCTGGCGGCCTGGCGCGGCTCGACGCTCGCCGTCACCCGCGCGAAGTACCAATCGGCGCTGCATGACGGCGAACGGCAGCGCGCCCGCGCAGGCGCGAGCCAGACGCGTCCGGGCGTGCAGCCCGGGTCCAGCCCAGCGGTGCGCATCGGCACCGGCGGATCGTCGGATCACTGA
- a CDS encoding CHAT domain-containing protein: MSSNSGMRLEVRRNSTLARKLPILAILFGSAGPAAALTQEAALENCRMTVGKPIVQACMQAQGGRKAGADIEGCRAKAKPQVKACVMAALNAANGRANVAVELPKEAAPKLEPGTALPKGFIAPPRTIADITAILDSEKPNEKLIVELKADADSTPKGKESREDLAQFYFDRANARAQLGRLAESIADASKAVEVGRGAVEPRLMGRMQQLLSLQYAAAGDPKRSMDVIQKLLRETATQPGAKGYQLSANRSVVGNLIQMGDVAQAEAYLRRTQAAIQEARTSGLPGWRTSYARFGQNWEGELEATKAMIFEARGQFAEAEAAYRVAEQRKRAGMKGVMESDNPPAETVFLQSIDNLVLSQARMKARQGRLAEAEVDARRALLARLKDTGKYNPVTPRYVMGLAGILVEEGRYEEAEQLGRVALEINKTVGVPDDSQSTVQWLSQLAGILALQRKTPEANAMYAAIDKAIANWEPQRRQVFELNPSRILSLYASGQLEAGIAAAEQLVKKQVGRVGENHFDAASARGTLAVGLMRARRDAEAIREFKAAIPIMMASARENADDENTTVVAARSQRLQSIVESYFVLLARTEAASGGVGEETFSLADAIRGRSVQQALAASSARAAAKDPALADLVRKEQDLTKQVNAQLGTLNNVLALPSTERDEKGVQQIQASIAALRTERDKARQEIKQKFPVYADLVSPKPPSVAEIRATLADGEAMLSFYFGQSGSFVWAVPKSGPVAFAAVNARIGDIETKIRKLREALEPQAAMISDIPPFDLKLGHELYELLLKPVESGWKPAKNLIVVTNGALGLLPLSLLPTAPAEVAADEDPLFVGYRNVPWLARSHAVSTVPSAAALRTLRQLPPGKPGRGDLVAFGDPYFNREQQAEAEGGGEKIQVADAGGNITRGGPLKRRNSPKLEGVDSAELGLLPRLPDTADELKSIALALQADPSKVLFLGKSATESAVKTMNLSGFRILAFATHGLVPGELNGLTQPALALSSPTVTGEGGDGLLTMEEILGLKLDADWVVLSACNTGAGAGAGAEAASGLGRAFFYAGTRALLVTNWSVHSQSARQLVTDLFKRQADDPKLSRSEALRQAAMALVDGPGYLNSEGKTEFAYAHPLFWAPYTIIGDGGLR; this comes from the coding sequence ATGAGCAGCAATTCCGGGATGCGGCTTGAGGTCCGTCGAAATTCCACGCTTGCGCGAAAACTGCCAATTCTTGCCATTCTCTTCGGATCAGCCGGCCCGGCCGCCGCGCTGACCCAGGAGGCCGCGCTCGAGAACTGCCGGATGACGGTCGGCAAGCCGATCGTGCAAGCCTGCATGCAGGCCCAAGGCGGCCGCAAGGCCGGTGCCGATATCGAGGGATGCCGCGCCAAGGCCAAGCCGCAGGTCAAGGCCTGCGTGATGGCGGCTCTCAACGCCGCCAATGGCCGGGCCAATGTCGCCGTCGAGCTGCCGAAGGAAGCGGCGCCGAAGCTGGAGCCCGGCACCGCACTGCCGAAAGGCTTCATCGCGCCGCCCCGCACCATCGCCGACATCACGGCGATCCTCGATAGCGAGAAGCCGAACGAGAAGCTGATCGTGGAGCTGAAAGCGGACGCCGATTCCACGCCAAAGGGCAAGGAATCGCGCGAAGATCTCGCGCAGTTCTATTTCGATCGAGCCAATGCGCGTGCGCAGCTTGGTCGGCTTGCTGAATCCATTGCGGATGCCAGCAAGGCCGTCGAGGTCGGCCGCGGCGCCGTCGAGCCTCGGCTGATGGGCCGCATGCAGCAGCTCCTCTCGCTGCAATACGCCGCAGCCGGCGACCCAAAGCGGTCGATGGATGTGATTCAGAAGTTGTTGCGTGAGACCGCCACCCAGCCGGGCGCAAAAGGATACCAATTGAGCGCCAACCGGTCCGTTGTCGGCAACCTCATCCAGATGGGCGATGTCGCCCAGGCGGAAGCCTATCTGCGTCGCACACAGGCCGCAATCCAGGAGGCGCGCACCAGCGGTCTTCCGGGGTGGCGCACCTCCTATGCGCGCTTCGGGCAGAACTGGGAAGGGGAGCTCGAAGCGACAAAGGCGATGATCTTCGAAGCGCGCGGGCAGTTCGCGGAGGCCGAGGCTGCCTATCGCGTGGCCGAGCAGCGCAAGCGGGCCGGCATGAAGGGCGTGATGGAGTCGGACAATCCCCCGGCGGAAACCGTCTTCCTGCAGTCGATCGACAACCTGGTGCTCAGTCAGGCCCGCATGAAGGCGCGTCAAGGCCGGCTTGCCGAAGCCGAGGTCGACGCCCGTCGTGCTCTGCTGGCGCGACTGAAGGACACCGGCAAGTACAATCCGGTGACGCCGCGCTACGTCATGGGCCTCGCCGGCATTCTGGTCGAAGAGGGCCGCTACGAAGAAGCCGAGCAGCTCGGCCGCGTGGCCCTGGAGATCAACAAGACCGTCGGTGTTCCCGACGATTCTCAATCCACCGTGCAATGGCTGTCGCAACTGGCCGGCATCCTGGCGCTCCAGCGCAAGACGCCGGAAGCCAACGCGATGTACGCGGCGATCGACAAGGCGATTGCGAATTGGGAGCCGCAGCGCCGCCAGGTGTTCGAGCTCAATCCGTCGCGCATTCTCTCGCTCTACGCGTCCGGCCAGCTCGAGGCCGGCATCGCTGCAGCCGAGCAATTGGTGAAGAAGCAGGTCGGCCGCGTCGGCGAAAATCATTTCGATGCCGCCTCGGCGCGCGGCACGCTGGCGGTCGGTCTGATGCGGGCGCGGCGCGATGCCGAAGCGATCCGCGAGTTCAAGGCCGCCATCCCGATCATGATGGCGAGCGCGCGGGAAAATGCCGACGACGAGAACACTACTGTGGTCGCCGCACGCAGCCAGCGCCTGCAGAGCATCGTTGAAAGCTATTTCGTGCTGCTTGCACGTACCGAAGCCGCAAGCGGCGGGGTCGGCGAGGAGACCTTCAGTCTCGCGGACGCCATCCGCGGCCGCTCGGTTCAGCAGGCTCTGGCGGCATCGAGCGCGCGGGCGGCCGCCAAGGACCCTGCGCTGGCCGATCTCGTCCGCAAGGAGCAGGACCTCACCAAGCAGGTCAACGCGCAACTTGGAACGCTCAACAACGTGCTGGCGCTTCCGTCCACCGAGCGGGACGAGAAAGGCGTGCAGCAGATCCAGGCCTCGATCGCCGCCTTGCGCACCGAGCGCGACAAGGCGCGCCAGGAGATCAAGCAGAAGTTTCCGGTCTACGCCGATCTCGTCTCTCCCAAGCCGCCCAGCGTCGCCGAAATCCGCGCAACGCTCGCCGACGGGGAGGCGATGTTGTCGTTCTATTTCGGCCAGAGCGGCAGTTTCGTCTGGGCCGTGCCGAAATCGGGCCCGGTGGCGTTCGCCGCGGTCAACGCCAGGATCGGCGATATCGAGACCAAGATACGCAAGCTGCGCGAAGCGCTCGAGCCGCAGGCGGCGATGATCTCGGACATTCCGCCGTTCGATCTCAAGCTCGGCCACGAGCTCTACGAGCTGTTGCTGAAGCCGGTCGAGAGCGGATGGAAGCCGGCCAAGAACCTGATCGTCGTGACCAACGGCGCTCTCGGGCTTCTGCCGCTGTCCCTGTTGCCGACGGCACCGGCAGAGGTGGCCGCGGACGAGGACCCGCTCTTCGTCGGCTATCGCAACGTACCGTGGCTGGCGCGAAGCCATGCCGTGTCGACGGTGCCCTCGGCCGCGGCGCTGCGCACGCTGCGGCAATTGCCGCCGGGCAAGCCCGGTCGCGGCGACCTCGTGGCCTTCGGCGATCCCTATTTCAACCGCGAGCAGCAGGCCGAGGCGGAAGGCGGCGGAGAGAAGATTCAGGTCGCCGACGCCGGCGGCAACATCACGCGCGGCGGTCCGCTGAAGCGGCGCAACAGTCCCAAGCTCGAAGGCGTCGACAGCGCCGAGCTCGGTCTGTTGCCCCGTTTGCCCGACACCGCCGACGAGTTGAAATCGATCGCGCTGGCACTGCAGGCGGACCCCTCGAAGGTGTTGTTCCTCGGCAAGAGCGCGACCGAGAGCGCGGTGAAGACCATGAACCTGTCCGGCTTCAGGATCCTGGCCTTTGCCACCCATGGGCTCGTCCCGGGCGAGCTGAACGGGCTGACGCAGCCGGCACTCGCTCTGTCGTCGCCGACGGTGACGGGCGAGGGCGGTGACGGCCTCCTGACCATGGAGGAGATCCTCGGCCTCAAGCTGGATGCGGACTGGGTCGTCCTGTCGGCCTGCAATACCGGGGCCGGCGCCGGCGCCGGGGCAGAGGCCGCATCCGGGCTGGGGCGCGCCTTCTTCTACGCCGGAACGCGCGCACTGCTGGTGACGAACTGGTCGGTGCATTCGCAGTCGGCGCGGCAATTGGTGACTGACCTGTTCAAGCGGCAGGCCGACGATCCCAAGCTGTCACGCAGCGAGGCGCTGCGCCAGGCGGCAATGGCCCTCGTCGATGGTCCGGGTTATCTCAACAGCGAAGGCAAGACCGAGTTCGCCTATGCGCATCCGCTGTTTTGGGCGCCGTACACGATCATCGGCGATGGCGGCTTGCGGTGA
- the arsC gene encoding arsenate reductase (glutaredoxin) (This arsenate reductase requires both glutathione and glutaredoxin to convert arsenate to arsenite, after which the efflux transporter formed by ArsA and ArsB can extrude the arsenite from the cell, providing resistance.), which translates to MTVTIYHNPACGTSRNTLAMIRQSGTEPVVVEYLKTPPSRDELKELIATMGIPVRALLREKGTPYKELGLDDPKWSDDELLDLMLAHPILINRPIVVTPKGTRLCRPSEAVIDLLDNPLGRFVKEDGEVVEAR; encoded by the coding sequence ATGACCGTCACGATCTATCACAACCCCGCCTGCGGCACCTCGCGCAACACGCTGGCGATGATCCGGCAGAGCGGCACCGAGCCCGTCGTGGTCGAATATCTCAAGACGCCGCCCTCGCGCGACGAGCTCAAGGAGCTGATCGCGACCATGGGCATTCCGGTCCGCGCGCTGCTGCGCGAGAAGGGAACGCCCTACAAGGAGCTCGGGCTAGACGATCCCAAATGGAGCGACGACGAGCTGCTCGATCTCATGCTCGCCCATCCCATCCTCATCAATCGTCCGATCGTGGTGACGCCAAAGGGCACGCGCTTGTGCCGGCCGTCGGAAGCCGTGATCGATCTCCTGGACAATCCGCTCGGCCGCTTCGTGAAGGAAGACGGCGAAGTGGTGGAAGCGCGATAG